The genomic stretch CTCCGCCGCATCGATGGCGCGCCGCACCGCGACCGCGACCGCGTCGGCGCTGACCCCGTACATCCGTACCTGCGCCGGCAGCGCTGCCTGCACCACCGCGGCCAGTGCCTCCGTATCGGCGTCGACCCCATGCCCGGCAAGCGCCGCATTGATCGCGTCCAGCGCCTCGTCCGGTTCGAGGAAGAAATCCCCGCTCAGCGCCACCTGCCCCAGCCGGCCGTGGTCGATGGCCACGTCGGCTACCACCAGCTTGCCGCCCGGCATCTTGTATTCGCCATGTCCCTGCATGCCGGCATTGTCCGCCGGCGCCGCGGCCGCCGCCATGACCCCGGTCACGCCTCGAGGTTGAAGGCATCCGCATCGCGCAGCGCCGGAAAGCGCTCGCGGTGCGCCTGCAGTTCCGCGGCCTGCAGGGTGGTGGTGGCCACCACTTCCGCATCCATGCACTCGCTGACCGGCTGGCCGAGGAAATCGATCACCGCGCTGTCGCCGCTGTAGTGCAGGCCGTTGCCGTCGGTGCCGACGCGGTTGACGCCGACGACATAGCTGACGTTCTCGATCGCGCGTGCGCGCAGCAACGTCTTCCACGCATAACTGCGCACCGATGGCCAGTTGGCGACGTACAGCGCCAGGTCGTAGTCCGGCAGGCCCGGGCGCGCGGCGTTGTAGCGGTTGCGCGAGAACACCGGGAAGCGCAGGTCGTAGCAGACCTGCAGCAGGATGTGCCACCCCTTCCATTCCACGATCACCCGGCGGTCACCGGCGGCGTAGCGCTCGTGCTCGTTGGCGAACGAGAACAGGTGGCGCTTGTCGTAATGGGCCAGCCCGCCACCGGGCGCGGCGAACAGCATGCGGTTGTAGACGCCGTCGCCATCGCGCAGCTGCACGCTGCCGGTGACGGCCGCATCCAGCCGGTCGGCCTGCTCCAGCAGCCAGTCCACGGTGGCGCCCTGCATGTCCTCGGCCGCGGCCACCGCGTCGTTGGAAAACCCGCTGGTGAAGGTTTCGGGCAGCACCACCAGGTCGGTGATCCCGTGCAGCGGCGCAATCAGGCCGGCGTAGTAGTCGCGGTTCGCCGCGGGGTCGTGCCAGCGGGTCTCGCCCTGCACGATCGAGACGCGCAGGTCGGACTGGGGAACGGAATCATCCATGGAGGTCATGCCTTGGGTGGATCGGGAAGGAATTTCAGCACGTTGCCGTTGATGCAGTAGCGCTTGCCGGTCGGCGGCGGGCCGTCGTCGAACACATGACCCAGATGGATGCCGGAGCTGGTGCTGCGCACCTCGACGCGGCGCATGCCGTGGCTGTCGTCCTGCAGGAATTCCA from Thermomonas sp. XSG encodes the following:
- a CDS encoding biotin--protein ligase: MAAAAAPADNAGMQGHGEYKMPGGKLVVADVAIDHGRLGQVALSGDFFLEPDEALDAINAALAGHGVDADTEALAAVVQAALPAQVRMYGVSADAVAVAVRRAIDAAEAA
- a CDS encoding amidohydrolase, with product MDDSVPQSDLRVSIVQGETRWHDPAANRDYYAGLIAPLHGITDLVVLPETFTSGFSNDAVAAAEDMQGATVDWLLEQADRLDAAVTGSVQLRDGDGVYNRMLFAAPGGGLAHYDKRHLFSFANEHERYAAGDRRVIVEWKGWHILLQVCYDLRFPVFSRNRYNAARPGLPDYDLALYVANWPSVRSYAWKTLLRARAIENVSYVVGVNRVGTDGNGLHYSGDSAVIDFLGQPVSECMDAEVVATTTLQAAELQAHRERFPALRDADAFNLEA